The DNA region TCCACATATTCAGCAGATCCTGAAAATAAATGGGTTACTGACTCTGCAGCAGCAGGAACTGCATTGGCTACTGGCGTAAAAACCTATGATGGAGCTATAAGTGTAGATTTAAACCAGGAACCTATAGAAACAATTCTTGAAAAAGCACAAAAAGCTAGGAAATCCACGGGTATTGTAACTACTACTAGAATCACCCATGCAACACCTGCTTGTTTTGCTTCTCACAATATTGATCGAGGTAATGAGACTGAAATAGCAGAAGATATAATAGAACATGAGGTAGATGTAATACTGGGTGGAGGAAAAGTTAATTTTATTGATAAAAAAGATGGTGGTAAAAGAAAAGATGGTAGGAATCTTATAGAAGAAGCTAAAAATATGGGCTATAATTATGTAGAAACAAAAAATGATTTAAAGAATATAAATGATGGGAAAATTCTTGGTCTATTTAATGAGTCTCATATAAATTATAAATTAGATAGAGATTCTTCAATAGAGCCAAGCCTTGAGGAAATGACAAATAAGGCTATAGATATATTAAGTAAAAACAATAGAGGATTTTTCCTAATGGTTGAGGGTGGAAGAATCGACCATGCAGCTCATGCTAATGATCCTGGTGCTATGGCCAATGAAGTATTAGATTTTGATGAAGCAGTAAAAGCCGCTTATGAATTTGCAAAAAAAGATAAACAAACTTTAGTCATAGTCACAGCAGATCATGAAACTGGAGGACTTTCCATTGGTGCCAATAATAAATATGAATACTATCCAGAAGTTTTAAAAGGACAGAGAAAATCAATTGAATACTTATCAGAGATTATTACAATATCAAATTATAAAACTCTAATTAAGGATGAGCTAGGAATAAATGATCTTACTGAAAAAGAAGAATCAGAAATAATACTTGCATTAGGAGATAAAAAGAAAGGGGATATTTTTAAAGTCCTTACTAATATAATGAATACAAGATCAAATACCGGATGGACTTCCACAGCTCATACAGGAGTAGACGTCCCTGTTAAAGCCTATGGACCAAATGCAGAGCTATTTTCAAAACATCTAGATAATACAGATATAAATAGATTAGCTGTATTATCTATGAAACTAAAGCAATAGTGAATCCTCCCCTTCCAAGTTATCACTATGGAAGGGGCTTCCTTTTCCTTAAGAAAAAGGACT from Tissierellales bacterium includes:
- a CDS encoding alkaline phosphatase codes for the protein MNFFKDFFKKKRFSLVLAALLVVSLFLTSYVPSFAEPSRVKNVILLIGDGMGTEQVNLGRIYKGDELYIDKFDYTGTASTYSADPENKWVTDSAAAGTALATGVKTYDGAISVDLNQEPIETILEKAQKARKSTGIVTTTRITHATPACFASHNIDRGNETEIAEDIIEHEVDVILGGGKVNFIDKKDGGKRKDGRNLIEEAKNMGYNYVETKNDLKNINDGKILGLFNESHINYKLDRDSSIEPSLEEMTNKAIDILSKNNRGFFLMVEGGRIDHAAHANDPGAMANEVLDFDEAVKAAYEFAKKDKQTLVIVTADHETGGLSIGANNKYEYYPEVLKGQRKSIEYLSEIITISNYKTLIKDELGINDLTEKEESEIILALGDKKKGDIFKVLTNIMNTRSNTGWTSTAHTGVDVPVKAYGPNAELFSKHLDNTDINRLAVLSMKLKQ